From Bradyrhizobium erythrophlei:
TCCAGCAAGTTGGCGAACACGTCGACCCGGCCATGGGCTTCGAGATCGCCCGTGGAGTGATAGGCGTTCTCGTTGATCATCTCTTCCGACAGCACCGGCTCGAGTTCGACCATCGCCATGTTGCAGAGCTTCGGGAAATCGCCGCTCTGGTCCAGCACATAGGCGACGCCGCCGGACATGCCGGCCGCGAAATTACGCCCGGTCTTGCCGAGTACCACCACGATGCCGCCGGTCATGTATTCGCAGCAATGGTCGCCGGCGCCCTCGACGACCGCGACCGCACCGGAGTTGCGCACCGCGAAGCGCTCGCCGGCGATGCCGCGGAAATAGCATTCGCCCTCGATCGCGCCGTACATCACGGTGTTGCCGACGATGATGGATTCTTCCGGCACGATGGCGGAGTTGCGCGGCGGCTTGATGATGATGCGGCCGCCGGACAGGCCCTTGCCGACATAGTCATTGCCTTCGCCTTCGAGTTCGAAGGTGATGCCGTGCGTCAGCCAGGCGCCGAAGGCCTGGCCCGAGGTGCCCTTGAAGTTCACACTTATCGTGTCGTGCGGCAGCCCGGCATGGCCGTAGATCTTCGCCACCTTGCCGGACAGCATCGCGCCGGCGCTGCGGTCGGTGTTGTTGATCTCCATCTCGAACTTGACCGGCGCGCCGCGGTCGAGGGCGGCTTGCGCCTTCTCGATCAGCCGGCGGTCGAGCACGGCCTCCAGATGGTGGTTCTGCGCCTCGGCGCGATAGATCTTCTGGCCCTTCTCTTCCTTCTGGCGCACGAACAGCTTCGAGAAATCGAGCCCCTTGGCCTTCCAGTGCGCCACCAGCGTCGACTGGTCGAGCATCTGGGTCTGGCCCACCATCTCGTTGAAGGTGCGGTAGCCGAGCGAAGCCATGATCTCGCGCACTTCCTCGGCAACGAAGAAGAAGTAGTTGATGACGTGCTCGGGCTGGCCGGTGAAGCGCTTGCGCAGCACCGGGTCCTGCGTCGCAACGCCCACGGGGCAGGTGTTGAGATGGCATTTGCGCATCATGATGCAGCCCGCCGCGATCAGCGGCGCGGTGGCAAAACCGAACTCATCGGCGCCGAGCAGCGCGCCGATCACGACGTCGCGTCCAGTGCGGAAGCCGCCGTCGACCTGCACCACGATGCGGCTGCGCAGCCGCTCGCGCACCAGCGTCTGGTGGGTTTCGGCAAGCCCGATTTCCCACGGCGAGCCGGCATGCTTGATCGAGGTGAGGGGCGAGGCGCCGGTGCCGCCCTCGAAGCCGGCGATGGTGACATGGTCGGCGCGCGCCTTGGCAACGCCAGCAGCGACCGTGCCGACGCCGATTTCGGAGACGAGTTTTACGGACACCAGTCCATCGGGGTTGACGTTTTTCAGATCGTAGATCAGCTGCGCCAGATCCTCGATCGAATAGATGTCGTGATGCGGCGGTGGCGAGATCAGGCCGACGCCGGGCGTCGAATGCCTCACCTTGGCGATGGTGGCGTCAACCTTGTGGCCGGGCAATTGACCGCCTTCGCCGGGCTTTGCGCCCTGCGCCATCTTGATCTGCATCATGTCGGAATTGACGAGATATTCCGTGGTGACGCCGAACCGGCCCGAGGCGACCTGCTTGATCGCCGAACGCATGGAATCGCCGTTCGGCAACGGCTTGAAGCGATCGCTCTCCTCGCCGCCCTCGCCGGTGTTGGACTTGCCGCCGATCCGGTTCATCGCGATCGCGAGCGTGGTATGCGCCTCGCGCGAGATCGAGCCGAACGACATCGCGCCGGTGGCGAAGCGCCTGACGATGTCCTTGGCCGGCTCGACCTGGTCGAGGGCGACAGGCTTGCGCTTCTCATCCTCGGCGCTCTTGAGCTTGAACAGGCCGCGCAACGTCAACAGCCGCTCGGACTGCTCGTTGAGGATTTTTGCGAACGCGTTGTAGCGCTCCAGCGAATTGCCGCGCACGGCATGCTGCAGCGTCGAGACGGACTCGGCGGTCCAGGCGTGGTCCTCGCCGCGGGTGCGGTAGGCGTATTCGCCGCCGACATCGAGCGCGGTCTTGTAGACCGGGGCGTCGCCGAACGCGTCGGAATGGCGGCGCGCGGTCTCCTCGGCGATTTCGGCCAAGCCGACGCCCTCGATCCGGGTGTGAGTGCCGACGAAATATTTCGAGACGAAATCCGCCTTCAATCCGACGGCGTCGAAGATCTGCGCGCCGCAATAGGATTGATAGGTCGAGATGCCCATCTTCGACATCACCTTCAGCAGGCCCTTGCCGATCGACTTGATGTAGCGCTTGACGATCTCGTAATCGTCCAGCGCCGCCGGCAGCCGGTCCTTCATCGCGACGATGGTCTCGAAGGCGAGATAGGGGTTGATCGCTTCGGCACCGTAGCCGGCGAGGCAGGCGAAGTGGTGGACCTCGCGCGGCTCGCCGGATTCGACCACAAGGCCGACCGAGGTGCGCAGGCCGGTGCGGATCAGATGATGGTGCACGGCGGCGCAGGCGAGCAGCGAGGGTATCGGAATCCGGTCCGAGCCCGCCATGCGGTCGGATAGGATGATGATGTTGACGCCTTCGCGCACCGCGGCTTCGGCGCGCGCACACAATTCGTCGAGCACCTGCTCGAGCCCCGCAGCACCCAGGCCGGCATGGAAGGTGGTGTCGAGCGTGCGCGACATGAACTGGCTATCGGCGATATCGGAAATCGACCGGATCTTTTCCAGATCGGCGTCGGTCAGGATCGGCTGGCGCACTTCGAGGCGCTTGTTGCCCGCCACGCCCTGCAGGTCGAACAGGTTCGGCCGCGGCCCGATGATCGAGACCAGGCTCATCACCAGCTCCTCGCGGATCGGATCGATCGGCGGGTTGGTGACCTGCGCGAAATTCTGCTTGAAGTAGGTGAACAGCGGCTTCGGCTTGTCCGACAGCGCCGAGATCGGCGTGTCGTTGCCCATCGAGCCGTTGGCCTCTTCGCCGGTCGATGCCATCGGCGTCATCAGGATATTGATGTCTTCCTGGCTGTAGCCGAACGCCTGCTGCCGATCGAGCAGCGGCAGGTTGGAGCGCATGCCCTTGGTCGGTGCGTCCGGGAGTTCTTCCAGCACGATCTGGGTGCGGTCGAGCCACGCGCGATAGGGGTGGCTCTTGGCGAGCTGCGCCTTGATCTCGTCGTCGGGAATGAGGCGGCCCTGTTCGAGGTCGACCAGCAGCATCTTGCCGGGCTGCAGCCGCCACTTGGTGACGATGTGCTCCTCCGGGATCTTCAGCACGCCCATTTCCGAGGCCATGACGATGCGGTCGTCCGACGTCACGAGGTAGCGCGCCGGACGCAGGCCGTTGCGGTCCAGCGTGGCGCCGATCTGGCGGCCGTCGGTGAAGGCGATCGCGGCGGGACCGTCCCACGGCTCCATCAGGGCTGCGTGATATTCGTAGAACGAGCGGCGCTCCTCATCCATCAGGGGATTGCCGGCCCAGGCTTCCGGAATCATCATCATCACGGCGTGCGGCAGCGAGTAGCCGCCCTGCACCAGGAATTCGAGCGCGTTGTCGAAGCAGGCAGTGTCGCTTTGTCCTTCATAGGAGATCGGCCACAGCCTGGAGATGTCCTTGCCGTAGAGTTCCGAATGCACCGAGGCCTGGCGCGCCGCCATCCAGTTGGTGTTGCCGCGCAACGTGTTGATCTCGCCATTATGGGCGATCATCCGGTACGGATGCGCCAGCGACCAGGTCGGGAAGGTGTTGGTCGAGAACCGCTGATGGACCAGCGCCAGCGCGCTCTCGAAATCGGGCTCGCTCAGGTCGGGATAGTATTTGCCGAGCTGGTCGGCGAGGAACATGCCCTTGTACACCACCGTGCGGCACGACATCGACACCGGGTAATAGCCGGCCAGCCCGCGGTCGCGGCGCTGATAGATCGCCTGCGAGATCGACTTGCGCAGGATGTAGAGCTTGCGCTCGAATTCGTCCTCGGTCTTGGCCGCGCCGTTGCGGCCGATGAACACCTGCATGTGCGCGGGCTCGGTCGGCTTGACGGTTTCGCCGAGCGAGGAGTTGTCGGTCGGCACGTCGCGCCAGCCGAGCAGCATCAGGCCTTCGGCCTTGATCTGGTCGGCGATGATGCTCTTGATGACTTTGCGCCACGCCGCTTCCTTCGGCATGAACAGCGCGCCGACGGCATAGTCGCCTTGCTTCGGCAGCTGGAAGCCGATCTCGGTCGCCTTGCGAACGAAGAAGTCGTGCGGAATCTGCACCAGGATGCCGGCGCCGTCACCGGCGCGCGGATCGGCGCCGACCGCGCCGCGGTGCTCGAGGTTGCAGAGAATGTTGAGCGCGTCGGAGACGATCTGATGCGACTTCTTGCCCTTGATGTTGGCGATGAAGCCGACGCCGCAGGAATCCTTCTCCAGCGCGGGATCGTACATGCCCACGGCCGGCGGGCGCCAGTCGTGCTCGCGCGCGGGATTTTCAAGCGCTTGCGCTTCCGGTTTCGAATCCGGGGTCGCCGACAGCGCATCTGCGTTGATGATTTCGCGCTCGAATTCCGACCCGCTCATCTCAAATCCTCTCAATAAGGCTAAGGGCCTCACCGCCTGTCGTCGGCGCACCTTGGGCGTTCTGCGGCACCCACCGGGCCACCGCTCGTCCTCCGCGAGCCGCAATTTCATAAATTCAGGCCTGGGCGTTCAGCGTCCCCGACGAACGGCCTTGCCTGCACCTTCTCGGCGGCCGAAGCGCCGAACTTTCGTTGCAATCCCCGTGCCGGGTTTGCTCCGCAATTGAGACAGCGTTGCTGTCCTAACTCCGACCATGCCAAACTTTTTTCTATCACACAAGCGCTTGAAAGTCGCCGGTTGCATGACGCGCCGGCGGTTACGGCATGGCGGGCCGCGTGCCCCGGATTTGAGGCAAACGCGCCGCGATCCGGCCAAAGCTCCGCCGAATTCGGCGCTGAGTTTAGCGGGTGGGAAAAGGAGCGAAAAGCTCCGGGCGACACGCATTTGCAGGAGCGATCGATGAAGCTGTTCACCGGATGGGTCGTGTCGGCCGGGCTGGTTGTTACCGCCGCGGCCGCCAATGCGCAGGTTTTGGTGCCCAATCATATCGGTCGGCCGGGTTACGCCGCCGTCTCCGACTTCGAGGGGCCGTATGCGGCGATGCCGCCGGACGCACCGGTGCCACGTTACGGCTACGGGCCGGCCCTGCTGCCGCCGCAGGAGGTCTATTTGGTCGTGCGCGAGAACGGATTTTCCCCGCTCGGCGCGCTGCAGCAGCGCGGCTTCATCTACACAATCGCGGTGATCGATCGCCGCGGTGACGATGGGCGGCTGGTGATCGACGGCCGCACCGGACGCATCCTCCGCTTCATACCTGCCTACTACCGGATGGGCGACAACCCACGTGAGGATATGCCGGCAGCCTATGGCCTGCCCGGGCCGCCGCCGGTCAGCCCGATCCGGGGCGGGCCGCGGCCGCCAGCCTCGATCCCGCATCTTGCCAGCCGCACTCCCCCGGCGGTGCCGCTGCCGAGAGGCACGCCGCCGCACGGCGACGTGAAGCCTCTGGCCGCCGAACCAGCGCCGCAGCAAGCGGCGGTGCAGGCGAAACCGGTGGATACGCCAACGGCCGCGCCAGCCGCGGCCCCAGCCGCCGTCGCCGCAAAACCCGCAGCCCCACCGATCCTGCCGACGCAGGAGATGCCGAAGGCGCAGGGGCTGGATTGAAACTCTTAATCCCTCCCCCTCGCGGCCCCAACGGGGAGGGATGAAGCAACACAAAAAACGCCCCGGTTTCCCGGGGCGTTTTCGCATTCGGGGTTTGCAGCGAATACCGGGTTACGCGGCGGCCTTCTCGGCCGAACCGTCGACCACCTGCGGCGCTGGCGCGGTGGTGGTGATCGGAATGCTGCGGGGCTTCTTGGCCTCGGGAATCTCGCGGACGAGATCGACGTGGAGCAGGCCGTTCTCGAGCGAGGCGTTCTTCACCACCACGAAGTCGGCGAGTTGGAAGGCGCGTTCGAAGGCGCGCGCGGCGATGCCGCGATACAGCACCTCGGCCTTGTCCTGGCCGTTCACTTTGGCGGTCTTTTCGCCCTTGATCGTCAGCGTATTCTCCTTAGCGACGATCGAGAGTTCGTTCTGCGCGAAGCCGGAAACCGCGACCGTGACGCGGTAGCTGTTGTCGCCGGTGCGCTCGATATTGTAGGGCGGATAGCCGGTGCCGCCGTCGGGCGTGGCGCGATCAAGCAGCGAAAACAGCCGGTCGAAGCCGACGGTGGAACGATAGAACGGGGTGAGATCATAAGTACGCATGGTTAGTCCTCCATTGAGCGACTGCTGGGTTAACCCGCCCGCCAATCGGGCCGGGCTTTTCGCGATGTGCAGCCTCGGTGATCCGGTTGTTCCGAAACACTGGTAGCGGCCTGCACGAAGGTGATATGGGAGGGGTCAGACGGCGTTCAAGAAGCGGGGATTTGCCGCTTTTTTCGCGCTCCCGCCCTTGATTTCCAGCGCCTTTTACCTAGCCGGTCAAAAGCCCATGACGCTCGTCTCGATTCCCGCCAATCCCGTTCCGGAGAACGTCGTCGCCGGCACCATCAAGACCCCCGACGGCGCCGAACTGCGCTTCGCGCGCTGGGCGCCGCCGGTGGGCCGAAAAGGTACGGTCTGCGTCTTCACCGGCCGCAGCGAGCAGATCGAAAAATATTTCGAGACTGTGCGCGATTTGCGCGACCGCGGCTTCGCCGTGGCAATGATCGACTGGCGCGGGCAGGGCCATTCGTCGCGGCGGCTGCGCGATCCGCGCAAGGGCTATGTCCGCGATTTCTCCGACTACGAAGTCGATGTCGAGACCTTCGTGCAGCAGGTGGTGCTGCCGGATTGCCCGCCGCCGCATTTCGCGCTGGCGCATTCGATGGGCGGCGCGGTGATGCTGCGGGTCGCGCACGCCGGAAAGCGCTGGTTCGACCGCATGGTGCTGTCGGCGCCGATGATCGACCTGCCGGGACGCCGCACGTCGTTTCCGGTGCGCGCGTTCCTGCGCGCGCTACGGCTCGCCGGCCAGGGCGGCCGCTACATTCCCGGCGGCAGCGATATGCTGATCGGCTCTGAATCCTTCGTCAACAATCCCCTGACCAGCGATCCCGTACGCTTCGCCCGCAACGCCGCGATCCTCGAGGAAGACCCCACGCTGGGGCTCGGCTCGCCGACGGTGGCCTGGGCCGATACCGCGTTCCGGGCGATGCACGGTTTTCGCGCCGCCGATTACCCCTCGCAGATCCGCCAGCCGATCCTGATGCTGGCCGCCAGCAACGACAGCGTCGTGTCGACGGCTGCGATCGAGGAGTTCGCCTATCATTTGCGCGCGGGCTCGCATCTGGTGATCGCCGGTGCCAAGCACGAAATCCTGCAGGAACAGGACCGCTACCGCGCCCAGTTCTGGGCCGCTTTCGACGCCTTCGTCCCGGGCACGCCGCTGTTCAAGTGACGAGAGAACCGCCTAGCCTGATCGGTTCAAATTGAATTAGAACCGGGCGCTAGCTCTTTGTTTTGACGCGTTTTCTTCACGCGAACCGGTATCCACCCCGCATCAAGTGCGGGGCAGGCTTTCGCTCGAAAACGCTCTCAAGCTGTACGCTTTGGGGCAGTTTGAACGAGCGTCAGTCTGGTCGACGGTATACCGGCTTTCAGAAGGCCCTCGCGATAATGGGCGATGTCGGCGGGATTTTTCCAGCGGAAATTCCGCAAATGCCGTTCGACGGTGAGGCCTGGAAAGCTGGTCAGCAAGACCTCGGCCGCCTTTGCCGTTTCATCGCTTCTTCCCAATTGTGCCAGCGCCGCGGCCCGCACCGCCAGCACCTGAAGATGATTGGGGTTCAGATACAAGGCTTCGCGCGCCCAGGACAGCGATGCATCATATTGTCCCAGAAGGTAATGGCTGAACGCGTTCAACGCCGCCCATTTATACCGGGGGTCGCTGTTGCCGCGCTGTACGGCCGTGGAAAACAGCTCGATGGCCTGTCGATGTTCGCCGATCACGAGATGACATATTCCAAGCACGCCGCGGGCACCCATGTCGTACGGGTTCACCTTGACCGCCCTGTTGGCGGCCCCCAGTGCCGCGTCGTAATTGCCTTCCATCGCATGCATATAGGACAGAATCGAAAATGCGAAGGAGGAACGCGGATCGAGCCGGACACTGGCTTCCGCCAGGCTCATCGCCTCGGACCACAATTGACGCGTGCTCTTGATCCAACCGTACTGCACGCCCTGCACCAGCACGGTGGCGAGATAGGCGCGTGCAATGGCAAGCGCCGGATCGAACGCGATGGCCTCCCTGAACAGCGCGATCGAGGTTTCGAAATCCGCTTTGGTGTGAAGGTAATAATGTGAAAGCCCCCTCAGGAACCGGTCCCATGCGGTCAGATCGGTGGACGATGACCGCGCGGGAGCCGACGCTTCCGCCCGAAAGATCTCCGGGGCCAGGGCTGCGGACAGGCTGGTGGTGATTTCATCCTGCATCGCGAACAGATCGCCGATGTCCCGGTCATACCGGCCGGCCCACAAATGCTCGCCATTTTCGGGAGCGATCAGTTCGGCAGTGACACGAATTTTGCTTCCACCACGCCGGACCGACCCCTGGATCAGGTAGGTCGCGTCAATCTCGCGCGCGATCAGGCGGGTGCTCAGATTCTTGCCCTTGAACGAAAACGTCGAATTCCGGCTTAGCACCCGATAGAGCGATTGCAGGGAGAGCGCGTGAATGAGGTCCTCGGTGAGGCCGTCGGAAAAATATTCGTCGGCGCCGTCGCTGAGATTCGTGAAGGGCAGTACGCCGACGATCGCGGTCCGATATTGCGCCGGCAGGTTTGTCGCGCTTCGCGGCTCGCGGGTACGGTCGTCCAGCCCGCCGGGTGCCCAGGTCCAGACGTTGACCGGCTCGTCGATATTCTTGAAGCGGTGAGCGCCGGTGTCGACAAGGCTCACGCCGAGATGCTTGCCGGCCTCATGGTAGGCCTTTTCCGATACGGCGACGCCGCCGGGAGCGGCCACCGATTCGAGCCGGACGGCGATGTTCACGCCGTCGCCGAAGACCTCGTCCTCGTCGGCGATCACATCTCCCATGTGGACGCCCAGACGGAACTGCATGACGCGATCCGCGGGAAGCTGGTTATTCCGCTCCACCATCAGCGTTTGCACGGCGATAGCGGACTCGATGGCGCCGACGATGCTCGGGAATTCCAGCAGGAAGCCGTCGCCGGTGTTCTTCACCACCCGGCCGCCATGATTGAGAATGATCGGATAGATCGCGCTGCGGTGGGCCTTGAAGGCGGCGTGCGTGCCTTCCTCGTCGGCACCCATCATTCGGGAGTAGCCGGCAACGTCAGCGCAAACTATGGCCGCCAGACGTCTCTCCATTCATCCTGCTCCCGAACCGGCGCATACTAGTACGTCGCCGGCCGATCGAAGCCAATGGTTTTAAGCGCATGATTTCCGGTGGAACCAAGACTTGGGGAGCGGCGCGATGCAAAGCCCTCCAAATTCGGCGCAGGCTGGATGTGGCGCTCATTTTGGCACCCTTCGCGAGTGAGGAGGAGTCTCGTCAACCCGCCAGTGTGTTGTAGATCGCGCTGGCCGCGAGATAGAGTCCGAGAAAGATCATCGCGATCAGGAACCAGCGGCGGAACACCTCGGGCTGCATCCGCGAGCGTACCGCCTGCCCGACAAACATGCCGGCAAAAGCGGCGGCCATGGCGATCGCGCCGGGCAGCGCGGTCGCAGCGCTCAACAGGCCGGCGCTGGTGAGATTGAAGGCCAGCGCCAGCGTCGCCACGGTGAAGAAGACCCCGAGCGCCTGCACCAGCTCGTCCTTCTCCATGCCGATCGCCTGCATGAACGGCATCGACGGGATCACCTGCACGCCGGTCGCGGCGGAAATCATGCCCGTCGTGACGCCGACGATGCCGCCGATCCATTTTTCGTTCCGGCGCGCGACCTTCAAGCTGAACGTGCTCAAGCCCACGATCGCATAGATCACCAGCAGCACGCCGAGCACGATGGTGCCGTAGCGCGCATAGGGGCCGGTCAGCATGCCGGCGTTCAGCCAGATGCCGATTACGGTGCCCGCCATCAGCGGCCACAGCCGCCGGACGATGTCGCGCAGATAGGGGCCGACGAAGGTCTGCCAGATATTGGTGACGATGGCGGGCACGATCACGATCGCGAGCGCGTGCGCCGGCGGCATGGTGACCGCGAGCAGGCCCATCGACACTGTCGGCAGGCCGAGCCCGATCACGCCCTTGACGAAACCCGCCAGCAGGAAGGCGGCAGCGACCAGAATCAGCAGAGGTTCGGACATGCGCAATAGATTGACCGATCGGCGGCGGCGGCACAATCTGGAGCTTACGGAGCTAGCCTTCGGCTACAACGAAGGCAGATAGCCCAGGGAGACTGCCATGCGTTTCGATCTGGTCGACCTGCAACTGTTCGTCGCCGTCGCGGAGACCCGCAGCATCACCAATGGCGCGCAGCGCGTCCATCTGGCGCTGGCGTCCGCCAGCGCGCGGATCAAGGGGCTGGAGGCGGCGCTCGGCGTGTCGCTGCTGCGGCGCGGCCGCCGCGGCGTCGAGCTGACCGCGGCCGGCGAAACCCTGCTCGATCATGCCAGGGTCGTGCTGCATAATGTGGAGACGATGCGCGGCGATCTCGCCGCCTTTGCGCGCGGGGTGAAGGCGACCGTCCGCTTCCTCGCCAATACATCGGGGCTGTCGGAATATCTGCCGAAGACGCTGGCCGCTTTTCTCGCCGAGCATCCGCACATCTCGATCGACGTCGAGGAACACGAAAGCGGCGAGATCGCGCGCGCGATCGCCGCCGGCGCCGCCGATCTCGGGCTGGCGGCGGAGCATGCGCTGCCCGACAATATCGAGCGGATCGCCTTCAGCGAGGACCGCCTGGTGCTGGTCGCCACGCGCCATGACGAACTGGCGAACCGGCGGCAGGTCGAGTTTCGCGAGGTGGTGGAGCGGGATTTCGTCGGCCTGATCACCTCCAGCGCCTTGCACACGCATATCGCCGGACACGCCGCCCGCCTCGGGACCCGCCTGCGCTTTCGCGCCCGGCTCAACAATTTCGATGCGATCGGCCAGATGGTGGCCGCGGGCATCGGTGTTGCCGTGATGCCGGAGATCGCCGCGCGACGCTGCGCGCGGTCGATGAAGATCAATGTGATCCGGATCAGGGATCCCTGGGCCAACCGCCGGCTCGCGATCTGCGCCCGCAGTTTCAAGACCCTGCCGCGGCCGGCGAAGCTGTTGGTGGAGCATCTGCGCAAGGTGGCGCAGTAGATGGTCATGGCGAGGACGGCCTCAACTGCTCACTTCTCCGGCGCAATCCCTGCATCCCGGATCACCTTCGCCCATTTCGCGATTTCCGCCGCAATAAACCCGCGAAAATGTTCCGGGGTGTCGCCAACCAGTTCGGCGCCCTGGCTGGCGAGCTTTTGCCTTACGGTCGGATCGCGCATCGCTTCGGTCGCGATCCCGTTCAACGCGGCGATGATGGCCGACGGGGTGCCGGCGGGCGCCACCATGCCGTACCAGTTCTCCACCCTTAACTCCGGCATCCCGGCTTCGGCGGTGGTGGGCACCTCCATCGCGGTCGGCGCGCGCTGCGGCGAGCCGACCACGATGGCGCGCAAGGTGCCGGCCCTGATCTGCGGCAGCACCGCCGGCAGATCGAGAAACGCCATTTGCACCTGCTGGCCCAGCAGGTCGTTCACCGCGGGCGCAGCACCCCGATACGGCACGTGAACGATGTCGATCCTTGCGGTGAGCTTGAGGAGTTCGCCCGCCAGATGCGGCAAGCTGCCGGGGCCGGAGGAGGTAAAATTGAGCTTGCCGGGCTGCGCCCTGGCGAGGGCGATCAGTTCGCTCATGTCGTGAGCGGGAACGTTGCCCGCGACCACCAGCATTTCCGGCACCGCGGCGACCAGGGTGACCGGCGCCAGATCCCTCAGTGTGTCATAGGCGATCTTTTCCATGCCCGGGCTGATGGCGAGCGCGCCCGCACTCGAGATCGCGATGGTATAGCCATCGGGTGCGGCCTTCGCCACAGCGTCGGTTCCGAGTACACCGCCTTGGCCGCCGCGATTGTCGATCACGACCGGCTGCTTCGTCAGTTCCGACATGCGCTGGCCGATCACGCGCGCGATGATGTCGTTGGGGCCGCCCGGCGGAAACGGCACGATTAGCCGGATCGGTTTTGCGGGATAATCCTGCGCCGAGGCGAACCTCGGAAACAGTAGGATGGAAAACCCGATCAGCAGCGCCCGCAGAATTTTCATGCAAGCCTCGGAGCGTTCGTCATGTTCGGCCAAAGCTTCCTGCCGGTGCACGGCGCGAATGGTCTGCGTTGCGGGGCATGGCGTCGTGGCAGCATGGCAGTATGGAGGACGTGGATGGCCGGGACGAAGCCGGCCATGACGGAAAATCCGATTAGCTATTGAGCAGTTTCATCGCCGCTTCGTGTACGCGCGGATCGCCGGCCGCGATGATGCGGCCACCGCCCTGGGCGGGCTTGCCTTCCCAGGTGGTGACGATGCCGCCGGCGCCGGTGATGATCGGGATCAATGCCGCGATATCGTAGGGTTTCAGTTCGGTCTCGATGACGAGATCGAGATGGCCGGCGGCGAGCATGCAGTAGGAATAGCAATCGCCGCCATAGCGCGTCAGCCGCACCGCGTCCTCGACGCGGCCGAAGGCGGTGCGGTCGGCGGCGTTCATCAGCAGTGGGCTGGTCGTGAACGAGGTTGCCTCGGCGAGCGAGGCGCAGCGCCGCACCGCCAGCTTCCGCGTCCCCGACGGCCCATGGTAATGCGCCGAACCGCTGTCGCCGGAAAAGCGCTCGCCGATAAAGGGCTGGTGCATCATTCCGAACACCGGCGTGCCCCGGTGCAATAGCGCGATCAGCGTGCCCCAGATCGGAAAGCCCGCGATGAAGGACTTGGTGCCATCGATCGGGTCCAGCACCCAGACATATTCGGCATCTTCGCGCTCGCTGCCGAATTCCTCGCCGACGATGCCGTGCTGGGGGAAGTTCGCCTTGATCAGCCGCCGCATCACCGCTTCCGCGGCGCGGTCGGCCTCGGTCACCGGATCGAAATCGTGGCTGCTGCTCTTGTTCTCGACGGATAGCGTGGTCCGAAAGAACGGCAGGATGGTTTCCCCGGACGAGGTCGCAAGCCGGCCGATGAAGGCTGTAAAATCGATAACCGTCACGGCTGTTCCTTTGGGGATGGCGCGGGATAGAGCATTGCGCGACTCTTGCCTGGCGCATTTTCGAGCGAAGTGGACACCGGCTCGCGTGACGAAAGCGCGTCAAAACAGGAATCTGGAGCTTCGGTTCTGACTCGATCAGAACCGATCATGCTCTAGCCCAATCCTTC
This genomic window contains:
- a CDS encoding adenylate/guanylate cyclase domain-containing protein, whose product is MERRLAAIVCADVAGYSRMMGADEEGTHAAFKAHRSAIYPIILNHGGRVVKNTGDGFLLEFPSIVGAIESAIAVQTLMVERNNQLPADRVMQFRLGVHMGDVIADEDEVFGDGVNIAVRLESVAAPGGVAVSEKAYHEAGKHLGVSLVDTGAHRFKNIDEPVNVWTWAPGGLDDRTREPRSATNLPAQYRTAIVGVLPFTNLSDGADEYFSDGLTEDLIHALSLQSLYRVLSRNSTFSFKGKNLSTRLIAREIDATYLIQGSVRRGGSKIRVTAELIAPENGEHLWAGRYDRDIGDLFAMQDEITTSLSAALAPEIFRAEASAPARSSSTDLTAWDRFLRGLSHYYLHTKADFETSIALFREAIAFDPALAIARAYLATVLVQGVQYGWIKSTRQLWSEAMSLAEASVRLDPRSSFAFSILSYMHAMEGNYDAALGAANRAVKVNPYDMGARGVLGICHLVIGEHRQAIELFSTAVQRGNSDPRYKWAALNAFSHYLLGQYDASLSWAREALYLNPNHLQVLAVRAAALAQLGRSDETAKAAEVLLTSFPGLTVERHLRNFRWKNPADIAHYREGLLKAGIPSTRLTLVQTAPKRTA
- the hisN gene encoding histidinol-phosphatase; the encoded protein is MTVIDFTAFIGRLATSSGETILPFFRTTLSVENKSSSHDFDPVTEADRAAEAVMRRLIKANFPQHGIVGEEFGSEREDAEYVWVLDPIDGTKSFIAGFPIWGTLIALLHRGTPVFGMMHQPFIGERFSGDSGSAHYHGPSGTRKLAVRRCASLAEATSFTTSPLLMNAADRTAFGRVEDAVRLTRYGGDCYSYCMLAAGHLDLVIETELKPYDIAALIPIITGAGGIVTTWEGKPAQGGGRIIAAGDPRVHEAAMKLLNS
- a CDS encoding Bug family tripartite tricarboxylate transporter substrate binding protein, whose translation is MKILRALLIGFSILLFPRFASAQDYPAKPIRLIVPFPPGGPNDIIARVIGQRMSELTKQPVVIDNRGGQGGVLGTDAVAKAAPDGYTIAISSAGALAISPGMEKIAYDTLRDLAPVTLVAAVPEMLVVAGNVPAHDMSELIALARAQPGKLNFTSSGPGSLPHLAGELLKLTARIDIVHVPYRGAAPAVNDLLGQQVQMAFLDLPAVLPQIRAGTLRAIVVGSPQRAPTAMEVPTTAEAGMPELRVENWYGMVAPAGTPSAIIAALNGIATEAMRDPTVRQKLASQGAELVGDTPEHFRGFIAAEIAKWAKVIRDAGIAPEK
- a CDS encoding LysR family transcriptional regulator; this translates as MRFDLVDLQLFVAVAETRSITNGAQRVHLALASASARIKGLEAALGVSLLRRGRRGVELTAAGETLLDHARVVLHNVETMRGDLAAFARGVKATVRFLANTSGLSEYLPKTLAAFLAEHPHISIDVEEHESGEIARAIAAGAADLGLAAEHALPDNIERIAFSEDRLVLVATRHDELANRRQVEFREVVERDFVGLITSSALHTHIAGHAARLGTRLRFRARLNNFDAIGQMVAAGIGVAVMPEIAARRCARSMKINVIRIRDPWANRRLAICARSFKTLPRPAKLLVEHLRKVAQ
- a CDS encoding sulfite exporter TauE/SafE family protein, with the translated sequence MSEPLLILVAAAFLLAGFVKGVIGLGLPTVSMGLLAVTMPPAHALAIVIVPAIVTNIWQTFVGPYLRDIVRRLWPLMAGTVIGIWLNAGMLTGPYARYGTIVLGVLLVIYAIVGLSTFSLKVARRNEKWIGGIVGVTTGMISAATGVQVIPSMPFMQAIGMEKDELVQALGVFFTVATLALAFNLTSAGLLSAATALPGAIAMAAAFAGMFVGQAVRSRMQPEVFRRWFLIAMIFLGLYLAASAIYNTLAG